A section of the Humulus lupulus chromosome 2, drHumLupu1.1, whole genome shotgun sequence genome encodes:
- the LOC133817583 gene encoding uncharacterized protein LOC133817583 isoform X1 yields MESCYGDILKVQDLNAILRHFGMRKRWHKLSHVILTTLLKVYVRGGLFEKSRELLAALQAKGYAEDELYRTSTVVQTRFQGNGCALDTERMKSHQRIWVIMKALKSEEVKSQGRVGTCW; encoded by the exons ATGGAGTCGTG CTATGGAGATATTTTAAAAGTTCAGGACTTGAATGCAATATTACGTCATTTTGGAATGCGAAAGAGATGGCACAAGCTTTCCCAT GTGATATTAACAACTTTACTCAAGGTATATGTCAGAGGAGGTTTGTTTGAAAAGTCTAGAGAACTGTTAGCTGCACTGCAAGCTAAGGGCTACGCCGAAGATGAG CTTTATCGGACCTCCACCGTCGTCCAAACTAGATTCCAAGGGAATGGTTGTGCTCTGGACACCGAGAGGATGAAAAGCCACCAAAGAATCTGGGTAATTATGAAAGCTCTTAAATCTGAAGAAGTCAAATCACAAG GTCGGGTTGGAACTTGTTGGTGA
- the LOC133817583 gene encoding uncharacterized protein LOC133817583 isoform X2: MESTGLPPNKVILTTLLKVYVRGGLFEKSRELLAALQAKGYAEDELYRTSTVVQTRFQGNGCALDTERMKSHQRIWVIMKALKSEEVKSQGRVGTCW, from the exons ATGGAGTCGACTGGGCTACCTCCAAACAAG GTGATATTAACAACTTTACTCAAGGTATATGTCAGAGGAGGTTTGTTTGAAAAGTCTAGAGAACTGTTAGCTGCACTGCAAGCTAAGGGCTACGCCGAAGATGAG CTTTATCGGACCTCCACCGTCGTCCAAACTAGATTCCAAGGGAATGGTTGTGCTCTGGACACCGAGAGGATGAAAAGCCACCAAAGAATCTGGGTAATTATGAAAGCTCTTAAATCTGAAGAAGTCAAATCACAAG GTCGGGTTGGAACTTGTTGGTGA